In Kiloniellales bacterium, one DNA window encodes the following:
- a CDS encoding GlxA family transcriptional regulator translates to MVFQPSDDALEVTLLILPESSLLSVASTLDPLRAANRVSGRELYRWRVVSPDGRAPETTCGLRLPAEGPFDPQAVGAALIVVAGFNVFRQATPRLLAGVRRAAQRGAALGGVEAGAWVLGLAGLLNGRRATTHWEDLEDFAARFPEVEVLPDRYVVDGPCFTSGGASPSFDMMLQLIRSRQGYGVALDTASVFIYDEVHASTDVQPLVSLGRLDWHEPRVAAAIRLMERHLDDPLPIAHIARRIGVSARTLETLFGRRVGMGPGAYYLGLRLNAARRLLLDARLPAAEVAVRSGFSSIATFSRAFKRRFGQSPSAFRRQAQGADPAAAKRQGRSAR, encoded by the coding sequence ATGGTCTTTCAGCCCAGCGATGACGCACTCGAGGTCACTCTGCTGATCCTGCCGGAGTCCTCCTTGCTTTCGGTCGCCTCGACCCTGGACCCCTTGCGCGCCGCCAACCGGGTCTCCGGGCGTGAGCTCTACCGCTGGCGGGTGGTCTCGCCCGACGGCAGGGCGCCTGAGACCACCTGCGGCCTGCGTCTGCCGGCCGAGGGGCCCTTCGACCCGCAAGCGGTGGGTGCGGCCCTGATCGTGGTGGCGGGCTTCAACGTCTTCCGCCAGGCGACGCCCAGGCTGCTGGCCGGGGTTCGCCGAGCGGCCCAGCGCGGCGCCGCGCTCGGCGGGGTCGAGGCCGGGGCCTGGGTGCTCGGCCTGGCCGGACTGCTCAACGGCCGCCGGGCAACCACCCACTGGGAGGACCTGGAGGACTTCGCGGCCCGCTTCCCGGAGGTCGAGGTGCTGCCGGACCGCTACGTGGTCGACGGGCCCTGCTTCACCTCGGGCGGCGCCTCGCCGAGCTTCGACATGATGCTGCAGCTGATCCGCAGCCGGCAGGGCTACGGCGTCGCCCTGGATACCGCCAGCGTCTTCATCTACGACGAGGTCCACGCCAGCACCGACGTCCAGCCGCTGGTCTCGCTCGGCCGCCTGGACTGGCACGAGCCGCGGGTCGCGGCGGCGATCCGGCTGATGGAGCGGCACCTCGACGATCCCCTGCCGATCGCCCACATCGCCCGGCGGATCGGGGTCTCGGCGCGGACCCTGGAGACGCTCTTCGGCCGCCGGGTCGGCATGGGCCCGGGCGCCTACTACCTGGGCCTGCGCCTCAACGCCGCCCGGCGCCTGCTGCTCGACGCCCGGCTGCCGGCCGCCGAGGTCGCGGTGCGCAGCGGCTTCTCCTCGATCGCCACCTTCTCCCGTGCCTTCAAGCGCCGCTTCGGCCAGAGCCCCAGCGCCTTCCGGCGTCAGGCTCAGGGCGCGGACCCGGCCGCGGCGAAGCGCCAGGGCCGGAGCGCCAGGTAG
- a CDS encoding acyl-CoA dehydrogenase family protein, with amino-acid sequence MDFAFSPEQEMVVETVRRFVETELYPHEAEVERSGQVPRALGETIKAKVIELGFFAPNLPVEVGGGGLDHLTFTLLERELGRASMALSVFWGRPSGILMACEGEQRERYLLPAARGEKFDALAMTEPDAGSDVRGMKCHARAEGDDWIVNGSKHFISHADIADFVIVFVATGEEETPRGPKKKITCFLVDRGTPGFEIRPGYDSVSHRGYHNCVLAFDDCRLPSGQVLGEVHRGFELAEDWLYGTRLSVAAMCVGRARRAFDHALSYAAERKQFGQAIGKFQGVSFKLADMITEIDAADWLTLAAAWRLDRGLPANREIASAKLYASEMLARVTDEAIQIHGGLGLMDDLPLARFWRDARVERIWDGTSEIQRHIISRDLLRPLES; translated from the coding sequence ATGGACTTCGCGTTCAGCCCGGAACAGGAGATGGTCGTCGAGACCGTGCGCCGCTTCGTCGAGACCGAGCTCTATCCCCACGAGGCCGAGGTCGAGCGCAGCGGCCAGGTGCCGCGCGCGCTGGGCGAGACGATCAAGGCCAAGGTCATCGAGCTCGGCTTCTTCGCGCCCAACCTGCCAGTCGAGGTCGGCGGCGGCGGCCTGGACCACCTGACCTTCACCCTGCTGGAGCGCGAGCTGGGCCGCGCCTCCATGGCGCTCTCGGTCTTCTGGGGCCGGCCCTCGGGCATCCTCATGGCCTGCGAAGGGGAGCAGCGGGAGCGCTACCTGCTGCCCGCGGCCCGGGGCGAGAAGTTCGATGCCCTGGCCATGACCGAGCCCGACGCCGGCTCCGACGTCCGGGGCATGAAGTGCCACGCCCGGGCCGAGGGCGACGACTGGATCGTCAACGGCAGCAAGCACTTCATCAGCCACGCCGATATCGCCGACTTCGTCATCGTCTTCGTCGCGACCGGCGAGGAGGAGACGCCGCGCGGGCCGAAGAAGAAGATCACCTGCTTCCTGGTCGACCGCGGCACGCCGGGCTTCGAGATCCGGCCCGGCTATGACTCGGTGTCGCACCGGGGCTATCACAACTGCGTCCTCGCCTTCGACGACTGCCGCCTCCCGTCCGGCCAAGTCCTCGGCGAGGTTCACCGCGGCTTCGAGCTGGCCGAGGACTGGCTTTACGGCACCCGCCTGTCGGTCGCCGCGATGTGCGTCGGCCGGGCCCGGCGCGCCTTCGACCACGCCTTGAGCTATGCCGCCGAGCGCAAGCAGTTCGGCCAGGCCATCGGCAAGTTCCAGGGCGTGTCCTTCAAGCTGGCCGACATGATCACCGAGATCGACGCCGCCGACTGGCTGACCCTGGCCGCGGCCTGGCGCCTGGACCGGGGCCTGCCGGCCAACCGCGAGATCGCCTCGGCCAAGCTCTACGCCTCGGAGATGCTGGCCCGGGTCACCGACGAGGCGATCCAGATCCACGGCGGCCTGGGCCTGATGGACGACCTGCCGCTGGCGCGCTTCTGGCGCGACGCTCGGGTCGAGCGGATCTGGGACGGCACCTCCGAGATCCAGCGGCACATCATCAGCCGCGACCTGCTGCGCCCGCTGGAGTCCTGA
- a CDS encoding 3-keto-5-aminohexanoate cleavage protein, whose product MGLSPSREVFITCAVTGAGETTEKSDKVPVTPKEIAEAALEAASAGAAVAHCHVRDPETGKGARDPALFREVVARIRDSGQDVVINLTAGMGGDLVLGSVEAPLPPAAEGTDMAGASERLAHVAELLPEIATLDCGTMNFGEGDYVMTNTPAALREMARQMQALGVRPEIEVFDSGHLELAKWLAGQGLLDDPVLVQLCLGIPWGAPDDLRTFQALVDNLPEGWVFSAFSIGRNQLPFVAAAALAGGNVRVGLEDNIYLERGVLASNGQLVERAVTILEAMNIRVLGPDEVRAKLRLEKR is encoded by the coding sequence ATGGGCCTGTCACCCAGCCGGGAGGTCTTCATCACCTGCGCCGTCACCGGGGCCGGCGAGACCACGGAGAAGTCGGACAAGGTGCCGGTGACGCCGAAAGAGATCGCCGAAGCGGCGCTCGAGGCCGCCAGCGCTGGGGCCGCGGTGGCGCATTGCCACGTGCGGGACCCCGAGACCGGGAAGGGCGCGCGCGACCCGGCGCTGTTCCGCGAGGTCGTCGCCCGGATCCGGGACTCCGGTCAGGACGTTGTGATCAACCTGACCGCCGGCATGGGCGGCGATCTCGTGCTGGGCTCCGTCGAGGCGCCCCTGCCGCCGGCCGCCGAGGGCACCGACATGGCCGGCGCCAGCGAGCGCCTGGCCCACGTCGCCGAACTGCTCCCCGAGATCGCCACCCTCGACTGCGGCACCATGAACTTCGGGGAAGGCGACTACGTCATGACCAACACCCCGGCCGCGCTGCGCGAGATGGCGCGCCAGATGCAGGCCCTGGGCGTGCGGCCGGAGATCGAGGTCTTCGACAGCGGCCACCTGGAGCTGGCCAAGTGGCTGGCCGGCCAGGGCCTGCTCGACGATCCGGTCCTGGTGCAGCTCTGCCTCGGCATCCCCTGGGGGGCGCCCGACGACCTGCGCACCTTCCAGGCCCTGGTCGACAACCTGCCCGAGGGCTGGGTCTTCTCGGCCTTCTCGATCGGCCGCAACCAGCTGCCCTTCGTCGCGGCGGCGGCGCTCGCCGGCGGCAACGTCCGGGTCGGCCTGGAGGACAACATCTACCTGGAGCGCGGCGTGCTCGCGAGCAACGGCCAGCTGGTCGAGCGGGCGGTCACCATCCTGGAGGCGATGAACATCCGCGTGCTCGGACCGGACGAGGTCCGCGCCAAGCTCAGGCTCGAGAAGCGCTGA
- a CDS encoding 3-hydroxyacyl-CoA dehydrogenase NAD-binding domain-containing protein, producing MVPLRKAACIGGGVIGAGWAARLLLNGVDVTVSDPDPEAERKVGEVLANAERVFDRLTPAPKPPAGALSFAASIGDAVAGAELIVESVPERLEAKRAVYAEIEAAAAPGTIIASSTSGILPSELQAGLAHPERLLVAHPFNPVYLLPLVELVAGRQTAPETIERARMIYQGLGMRPLVVRKEIEAFVADRLLEAVWREALWLIHDGVATTEEVDDAIRFGFGLRWAQMGLFETYRIAGGEAGMRHFLAQFGPCLQWPWSKLTEVPALTDDLVETIASQSDEQSGDRSIRELERLRDDNLVAILRALKDGDGGAGWGAGRVLRDFEAALRERAAERKGGA from the coding sequence ATGGTACCGCTGCGCAAGGCCGCCTGCATCGGTGGCGGGGTGATCGGCGCCGGCTGGGCGGCGCGCCTTCTGCTGAACGGCGTCGACGTCACGGTGAGCGACCCGGACCCCGAGGCCGAGCGCAAGGTCGGCGAGGTGCTGGCCAATGCCGAGCGGGTCTTCGACCGCCTCACCCCGGCCCCGAAGCCGCCGGCGGGCGCGCTCAGCTTCGCGGCCAGCATCGGTGATGCGGTCGCGGGCGCCGAGCTGATCGTCGAGAGCGTGCCCGAGCGGCTGGAGGCCAAGCGGGCGGTCTATGCTGAGATCGAGGCCGCCGCGGCGCCGGGGACGATCATCGCCTCCTCGACCTCGGGGATCCTCCCCTCGGAGCTGCAAGCCGGCCTGGCGCACCCGGAGCGCCTGCTGGTCGCCCACCCCTTCAACCCGGTCTACCTGCTGCCGCTGGTCGAGCTGGTCGCCGGGCGCCAGACCGCGCCGGAGACGATCGAGCGGGCGCGGATGATCTACCAGGGCCTCGGCATGCGGCCGCTGGTGGTCCGCAAGGAGATCGAGGCCTTCGTCGCCGACCGCCTGCTGGAGGCGGTCTGGCGCGAGGCGCTCTGGCTGATCCACGACGGCGTCGCCACGACCGAGGAGGTCGACGACGCCATCCGCTTCGGCTTCGGCTTGCGCTGGGCGCAGATGGGGCTCTTCGAGACCTACCGCATCGCCGGCGGCGAGGCCGGCATGCGGCACTTCCTGGCCCAGTTCGGTCCCTGCCTGCAGTGGCCTTGGAGCAAGCTGACGGAGGTGCCGGCGCTGACCGACGACCTGGTCGAGACCATCGCGAGCCAGTCGGACGAACAGTCGGGCGACCGCTCGATCCGCGAGCTGGAGCGGCTGCGCGACGACAACCTGGTCGCGATCCTGCGCGCCCTGAAGGACGGCGACGGCGGTGCCGGCTGGGGCGCCGGGCGCGTGCTGCGGGACTTCGAGGCGGCGCTCCGGGAACGCGCCGCCGAGAGAAAGGGAGGTGCTTGA